The Streptomyces sp. SS1-1 genome has a segment encoding these proteins:
- a CDS encoding ABC transporter permease, which translates to MTAPIETTGAEAGAQPEAVLSGIEKSQIEGRSLGQIAWSRFKKDKAAVAGGVIVVLLILLAILSRPIQAMLGLDPNALNQDLIDPNTSLPKGDFGGMSWDHPLGVEPKFGRDIATRILEGSWVSLVVAFGATLLSNTIGAILGVVAGYYGGRVDTIISRLMDTFLAFPLLLFAIAISATLQGGAFGLEGLPLHISVLIFIIGFFNWPYLGRIVRGQTLALREREFVDASRGMGAKGPYILFRELLPNLVGPIIVYSTLLIPTNILFEASLSFLGVGIQPPQASWGGMLNQAVDFYEVDPQFMIVPGLAIFVTVLAFNLLGDGLRDALDPRSR; encoded by the coding sequence GTGACCGCACCGATCGAGACAACGGGAGCGGAGGCTGGAGCACAGCCTGAGGCCGTGCTCTCCGGGATCGAGAAGAGCCAGATCGAGGGGCGCTCCCTGGGGCAGATCGCCTGGTCCCGCTTCAAGAAGGACAAGGCGGCCGTCGCCGGCGGCGTCATCGTCGTCCTGCTGATCCTGCTCGCGATCCTGTCGCGTCCCATCCAGGCGATGCTCGGCCTGGACCCCAACGCCCTCAACCAGGACCTCATCGACCCCAACACCTCGCTGCCCAAGGGCGACTTCGGCGGCATGAGCTGGGACCACCCGCTGGGTGTCGAGCCGAAGTTCGGCCGCGACATCGCCACCCGCATCCTCGAGGGCTCCTGGGTCTCGCTGGTCGTCGCCTTCGGCGCCACGCTGCTGTCCAACACGATCGGCGCCATCCTCGGCGTCGTCGCCGGCTACTACGGCGGCCGGGTGGACACGATCATCAGCCGCCTGATGGACACCTTCCTGGCCTTCCCGCTGCTGCTGTTCGCCATCGCCATCTCGGCCACCCTGCAGGGCGGTGCCTTCGGCCTGGAGGGCCTGCCGCTGCACATCAGCGTGCTGATCTTCATCATCGGTTTCTTCAACTGGCCGTATCTGGGCCGCATCGTCCGCGGCCAGACCCTGGCCCTCAGGGAGCGCGAGTTCGTCGACGCCTCCCGGGGCATGGGGGCCAAGGGGCCGTACATCCTCTTCCGGGAGCTCCTCCCGAACCTGGTCGGCCCGATCATCGTCTACTCGACGCTGCTCATCCCGACGAACATCCTTTTCGAGGCCAGCCTGAGCTTCCTCGGTGTCGGCATCCAGCCCCCGCAGGCATCGTGGGGCGGCATGCTCAACCAGGCGGTCGACTTCTACGAGGTCGACCCGCAGTTCATGATCGTGCCCGGCCTCGCCATCTTCGTCACCGTCCTGGCGTTCAACCTGCTCGGCGACGGTCTTCGTGACGCTCTCGACCCGCGCAGCCGCTGA
- a CDS encoding ABC transporter substrate-binding protein, whose translation MEGKQTIMRRSVLAAVAVVGSASLLLSACSKADDKSDNNGSKSAGANAATKDVVNASTQKGGTVTYEYSDVPDSFDPGNTYYAYMYNLSRLYARPLMTFKPGAGESGNELVPDLASAPGEPSDGGKTWTYKLRPGLKYEDGTPITSKDVKYAVERSNFARDVLSLGPSYFQQFLEGGDKYKGPYKDKSDKGISSIQTPDDTTIVFKLNRAFQEFDYLVATPQTAPVPKAKDTGVDYVKKIVSSGSYKFESYQEGKEAVLVRNENWDAKTDPLRKQYPDKVVVKLKVNAETIDQDVMAGKAIDLGGTGVQAATQAKVVNSSDQKANTDNTYGGRLVYMAINTKLAPFDKVECRKAVEYAVNKVSVQTALGGPIRGDIANTVLPPDIPGYQKSELYATPGNKGDVAKAKEQLQACGKTSINTNISARSDRPAEIDAATAIIDSLKKVGINASLKQFPSGKYFTDAAGVPKFNKKQNIGLHMMQWGADWPSGYGFLQQILHSDAIGESGNTNLSQLDNKDVDSLLEKAIASEDQGERDSLYAEIDKKAMEEAALVPLTYFKVLLYRPAGFTNLVSTAAFSGQYDYLNIGTTKK comes from the coding sequence ATGGAGGGGAAGCAGACCATCATGCGAAGGTCAGTGCTGGCCGCGGTTGCGGTCGTCGGCAGTGCGAGCTTGCTGCTTTCGGCCTGCAGCAAGGCCGATGACAAGTCGGACAACAACGGATCGAAGTCGGCTGGGGCCAACGCCGCGACCAAGGACGTCGTCAACGCCTCCACCCAGAAGGGTGGGACGGTCACGTACGAGTACTCCGACGTCCCGGACTCCTTCGACCCGGGCAACACGTACTACGCGTACATGTACAACCTCAGCCGGCTCTACGCCCGCCCGCTGATGACGTTCAAGCCGGGCGCCGGCGAGTCCGGCAACGAGCTGGTCCCGGACCTGGCCTCCGCCCCGGGCGAGCCCAGCGACGGCGGCAAGACCTGGACGTACAAGCTGCGTCCGGGCCTGAAGTACGAGGACGGCACCCCGATCACGTCCAAGGACGTGAAGTACGCCGTCGAGCGCTCCAACTTCGCGCGTGACGTGCTCTCCCTCGGCCCGAGCTACTTCCAGCAGTTCCTCGAGGGCGGCGACAAGTACAAGGGCCCGTACAAGGACAAGAGCGACAAGGGCATCTCGTCCATCCAGACCCCGGACGACACCACCATCGTCTTCAAGCTGAACCGCGCCTTCCAGGAGTTCGACTACCTGGTCGCCACCCCGCAGACGGCCCCCGTGCCGAAGGCGAAGGACACCGGCGTCGACTACGTCAAGAAGATCGTGTCGTCGGGCTCCTACAAGTTCGAGAGCTACCAGGAGGGCAAGGAAGCCGTCCTGGTCCGCAACGAGAACTGGGACGCCAAGACCGACCCGCTGCGCAAGCAGTACCCGGACAAGGTCGTCGTCAAGCTGAAGGTCAACGCCGAGACCATCGACCAGGACGTCATGGCCGGCAAGGCCATCGACCTCGGTGGTACGGGCGTCCAGGCCGCGACCCAGGCGAAGGTCGTCAACTCCTCGGACCAGAAGGCCAACACCGACAACACCTACGGTGGCCGCCTGGTCTACATGGCGATCAACACCAAGCTCGCGCCGTTCGACAAGGTCGAGTGCCGCAAGGCCGTGGAGTACGCGGTCAACAAGGTCTCCGTGCAGACGGCCCTCGGCGGCCCGATCCGCGGTGACATCGCCAACACCGTCCTGCCGCCGGACATCCCGGGCTACCAGAAGTCCGAGCTGTACGCCACGCCGGGCAACAAGGGCGACGTCGCCAAGGCCAAGGAGCAGCTGCAGGCCTGCGGCAAGACGTCGATCAACACCAACATCTCGGCGCGCAGCGACCGTCCCGCGGAGATCGACGCGGCCACCGCGATCATCGACTCGCTGAAGAAGGTCGGCATCAACGCCAGCCTGAAGCAGTTCCCGTCGGGCAAGTACTTCACCGACGCCGCGGGTGTCCCGAAGTTCAACAAGAAGCAGAACATCGGCCTGCACATGATGCAGTGGGGTGCCGACTGGCCGTCCGGCTACGGCTTCCTGCAGCAGATCCTGCACAGTGACGCGATCGGCGAGTCCGGCAACACGAACCTGTCGCAGCTGGACAACAAGGACGTCGACTCCCTGCTGGAGAAGGCGATCGCCAGCGAGGACCAGGGCGAGCGCGACAGCCTCTACGCCGAGATCGACAAGAAGGCGATGGAGGAGGCGGCCCTCGTTCCGCTGACCTACTTCAAGGTCCTGCTGTACCGCCCCGCCGGCTTCACCAACCTGGTGTCCACCGCGGCCTTCAGCGGTCAGTACGACTACCTCAACATCGGCACGACCAAGAAGTAG
- a CDS encoding ABC transporter permease, translating to MISYILRRTLAAVILLLVVTAVTFAIFFLLPRLAGQTADQLAQQYIGKSPTQADIEAVKQNLGLDQPVYVQYWDFIKGIVSGATYDLGPTTAHCSAPCFGYSFKTHVEVWPQLTDRLPVTVSLAAGAAVLWLVGGVTAGVISALKPRSFADRTFMGIALAGVSLPMFFTGQLALFLFTFQWPIFGREYVPFTENPSQWANTLFPAWCSLALLYSAIYARLTRSGMLETMNEDFIRSARAKGLRERKVVVRHGLRAALTPIITVFGMDLGLLLGGAVITETVFSLHGIGEYAVQSIRDNDLPPILGVTLLAAFFVVLANFLVDLLYAAADPRVRIS from the coding sequence GTGATCTCGTACATCCTCCGCCGGACGCTCGCGGCAGTGATCCTGCTGCTGGTCGTCACCGCGGTCACCTTCGCGATCTTCTTCCTGCTGCCCAGGCTCGCCGGCCAGACGGCCGACCAGCTGGCGCAGCAGTACATCGGGAAGAGCCCCACCCAGGCCGACATCGAGGCGGTCAAGCAGAACCTCGGTCTCGACCAGCCCGTGTACGTCCAGTACTGGGACTTCATCAAGGGGATCGTCTCCGGCGCCACCTACGACCTCGGCCCCACCACGGCGCACTGCAGCGCGCCCTGCTTCGGCTACTCCTTCAAGACGCACGTCGAGGTCTGGCCCCAGCTCACCGACCGGCTGCCCGTGACGGTCTCCCTGGCCGCCGGTGCCGCCGTGCTGTGGCTGGTGGGCGGTGTCACGGCCGGTGTGATCTCCGCGCTCAAGCCGCGGTCGTTCGCCGACCGGACGTTCATGGGCATCGCCCTCGCGGGTGTCTCGCTGCCCATGTTCTTCACCGGCCAGCTCGCGCTGTTCCTCTTCACCTTCCAGTGGCCGATCTTCGGCCGCGAGTACGTCCCGTTCACCGAGAACCCCTCGCAGTGGGCCAACACCCTCTTCCCCGCGTGGTGTTCGCTGGCCCTGCTGTACTCGGCCATCTACGCCCGGCTCACCCGCTCGGGCATGCTGGAGACGATGAACGAGGACTTCATCCGCAGCGCCCGCGCCAAGGGCCTGCGGGAGCGGAAGGTCGTGGTCCGGCACGGTCTGCGGGCCGCGCTGACGCCGATCATCACCGTGTTCGGCATGGACCTCGGACTCCTGCTCGGCGGTGCCGTCATCACCGAGACGGTGTTCTCCCTGCACGGCATCGGCGAGTACGCGGTGCAGTCCATCCGGGACAACGACCTGCCGCCGATCCTCGGCGTCACGCTCCTGGCCGCCTTCTTCGTCGTACTCGCCAACTTCCTGGTGGACCTGTTGTACGCCGCCGCCGACCCGCGGGTGAGGATCTCGTGA
- a CDS encoding ABC transporter ATP-binding protein, whose translation MTELSKTGAAVGEPVKGASDASTAFLDVRDLKVYFPTDDGLVKSVDGLTFSLEKGKTLCIVGESGSGKSVTSLAVMGLHRLGARGKNVRMSGEIWLGGKELISADPDEVRRLRGREMAMIFQDPLSAMHPYYTIGSQIVEAYRVHHDVNKKTARKRAIEMLDRVGIPEPGKRVDNYPHEFSGGMRQRAMIAMALVNNPELLIADEPTTALDVTVQAQILDLIRDLQKEFGSAVVLITHDLGVVAEIADDVLVMYGGRCVERGSVADVFERPQHPYTWGLLGSMPRIDRETSERLIPVKGQPPSLINVPSGCAFHPRCPYADIPKGDVTRTVRPELQPVGSGHFSACHLSAEDRTRIWTEEIAPKL comes from the coding sequence GTGACCGAACTCTCCAAGACCGGTGCCGCAGTGGGGGAGCCCGTGAAGGGCGCCTCCGACGCGTCCACGGCGTTCCTCGATGTCCGTGACCTCAAGGTGTACTTCCCGACCGACGACGGTCTGGTCAAGTCCGTCGACGGGCTGACCTTCTCGCTGGAGAAGGGCAAGACCCTCTGCATCGTGGGCGAGTCCGGCTCCGGCAAGTCGGTCACCTCCCTCGCGGTCATGGGCCTGCACCGGCTCGGCGCACGCGGCAAGAACGTGCGGATGTCCGGCGAGATCTGGCTCGGCGGCAAGGAGCTCATCTCCGCCGACCCGGACGAGGTGCGCCGGCTGCGCGGCCGCGAGATGGCGATGATCTTCCAGGACCCGCTGTCCGCGATGCACCCGTACTACACGATCGGCAGCCAGATCGTGGAGGCGTACCGCGTCCACCACGACGTCAACAAGAAGACCGCGCGCAAGCGGGCCATCGAGATGCTCGACCGGGTCGGCATCCCCGAGCCCGGCAAGCGCGTCGACAACTACCCGCACGAGTTCTCCGGCGGTATGCGCCAGCGCGCGATGATCGCGATGGCGCTGGTCAACAACCCCGAACTGCTCATCGCGGACGAGCCGACGACCGCCCTGGACGTGACCGTCCAGGCGCAGATCCTCGACCTCATCCGCGACCTGCAGAAGGAGTTCGGCTCCGCGGTCGTCCTCATCACGCACGACCTGGGCGTGGTCGCCGAGATCGCCGACGACGTCCTCGTGATGTACGGCGGCCGGTGCGTGGAGCGGGGCTCCGTCGCCGACGTCTTCGAGCGGCCGCAGCACCCCTACACCTGGGGCCTGCTCGGCTCGATGCCGCGCATCGACCGGGAGACCTCGGAGCGGCTCATCCCCGTCAAGGGCCAGCCGCCGAGCCTCATCAACGTCCCGTCGGGCTGCGCCTTCCACCCGCGCTGCCCGTACGCCGACATCCCCAAGGGCGATGTCACCCGTACCGTGCGCCCGGAGCTCCAGCCGGTCGGCAGCGGACACTTCTCCGCCTGCCACCTCTCGGCTGAGGACCGCACGCGGATCTGGACCGAAGAGATTGCGCCGAAGCTGTGA
- a CDS encoding ABC transporter ATP-binding protein: protein MSETKKSDAAVPAQAPAPAAEREVLLKVEGLQKHFPIRKGVLQRQVGAVKAVDGIDFEVRKGETLGVVGESGCGKSTMGRVITRLQDPTGGSIHFEGKDITRLNTAGMRPLRRDIQMIFQDPYGSLNPRHTIGSIVSAPFRLQGVEPEGGVKKEVQRLLELVGLSPEHYNRYPHEFSGGQRQRIGIARALALKPKLVVADEPVSALDVSIQAQVVNLMDDLQEELGLTYVIIAHDLSVVRHVSDRIAVMYLGKIVELADRTSLYEAPMHPYTKALMSAVPVPDPKRRGAKSERILLRGDVPSPIAPPPGCRFHTRCWKATEVCRTVEPPLLELRPGQRVACHHPENFEDQQPQDTVLLTAAKEAAELVADEVLAESAQTSAAVAAEVLPVKEKAAEPAATDVEPAAEDPEPAAEAPSEAPAEGDDK from the coding sequence GTGAGTGAGACGAAGAAATCGGACGCGGCCGTCCCGGCCCAGGCGCCGGCCCCCGCCGCCGAGCGCGAGGTGCTGCTGAAGGTCGAGGGCCTGCAGAAGCACTTCCCGATCCGCAAGGGCGTCCTCCAGCGTCAGGTCGGCGCGGTCAAGGCCGTCGACGGCATCGACTTCGAGGTGCGCAAGGGCGAGACGCTGGGCGTGGTCGGCGAGTCCGGCTGCGGCAAGTCGACCATGGGCCGGGTCATCACCCGCCTCCAGGACCCGACGGGCGGCTCGATCCACTTCGAGGGCAAGGACATCACGCGGCTGAACACCGCGGGGATGCGCCCGCTGCGGCGGGACATCCAGATGATCTTCCAGGACCCCTACGGCTCCCTGAACCCGCGGCACACCATCGGCTCGATCGTCTCGGCGCCGTTCCGGCTCCAGGGCGTCGAGCCCGAGGGCGGGGTGAAGAAGGAGGTCCAGCGGCTCCTGGAGCTGGTGGGCCTGAGCCCCGAGCACTACAACCGCTACCCGCACGAGTTCTCCGGCGGCCAGCGCCAGCGCATCGGCATCGCCCGGGCGCTCGCGCTGAAGCCGAAGCTGGTCGTGGCGGACGAGCCGGTCTCCGCGCTGGACGTCTCCATCCAGGCGCAGGTCGTCAACCTCATGGACGACCTCCAGGAGGAGCTCGGCCTCACCTACGTGATCATCGCGCACGACCTCTCGGTCGTCCGGCACGTGTCGGACCGCATCGCGGTGATGTACCTGGGCAAGATCGTCGAGCTCGCCGACCGCACCTCGCTGTACGAGGCGCCGATGCACCCGTACACCAAGGCCCTGATGTCGGCCGTGCCGGTGCCGGACCCCAAGCGCCGGGGCGCCAAGAGCGAGCGCATCCTGCTCCGCGGGGACGTGCCCTCGCCGATCGCCCCGCCGCCCGGCTGCCGCTTCCACACGCGGTGCTGGAAGGCGACCGAGGTCTGCCGGACGGTGGAGCCGCCGCTGCTGGAGCTGCGGCCCGGCCAGCGCGTGGCGTGCCACCACCCGGAGAACTTCGAGGACCAGCAGCCGCAGGACACGGTGCTGCTCACCGCCGCCAAGGAGGCCGCCGAGCTGGTGGCCGACGAGGTGCTCGCGGAGTCGGCGCAGACGTCGGCCGCGGTGGCCGCGGAGGTCCTGCCGGTGAAGGAGAAGGCCGCCGAGCCCGCTGCGACGGACGTCGAGCCCGCCGCCGAGGACCCGGAGCCCGCAGCCGAGGCGCCCTCCGAAGCCCCCGCCGAGGGTGACGACAAGTAG
- a CDS encoding trimeric intracellular cation channel family protein has protein sequence MLQQLFTPSVQHTLDLIGIFVFAISGALLAVRKNFDVFGIAVLAEVTALGGGLFRDVIIGAVPPAAFTDLGYFLTPLLAALLVFFLHPHVERIQTGVNVFDAAGLGLFCVAGTAKAYDYGLNLTASVALGLATAVGGGVLRDVLANEVPSLLRWDRDLYAVPAIVGASLTVLCIHYDALTPVTGTAAAVTAFVLRLLAMRFHWRAPRAWNRRSTVREE, from the coding sequence GTGCTCCAGCAACTGTTCACCCCGTCCGTCCAGCACACGCTCGACCTGATCGGAATCTTCGTGTTCGCGATCTCGGGCGCCCTGCTCGCGGTCCGCAAGAACTTCGACGTCTTCGGCATAGCCGTCCTCGCCGAGGTCACGGCCCTGGGCGGCGGACTGTTCCGCGACGTGATCATCGGCGCGGTGCCGCCCGCCGCGTTCACGGACCTGGGGTACTTCCTCACCCCGCTGCTCGCCGCGCTCCTGGTGTTCTTCCTCCACCCGCACGTGGAGCGCATCCAGACCGGCGTGAACGTCTTCGACGCGGCGGGCCTCGGCCTGTTCTGCGTCGCCGGGACGGCGAAGGCCTACGACTACGGGCTGAACCTCACCGCCTCCGTCGCGCTGGGCCTCGCCACCGCCGTCGGCGGCGGTGTGCTGCGCGACGTGCTGGCCAACGAGGTGCCGTCCCTGCTGCGCTGGGACCGCGACCTGTACGCCGTCCCCGCGATCGTCGGCGCCTCGCTGACCGTGCTGTGCATCCACTACGACGCCCTGACCCCCGTCACCGGCACGGCCGCGGCGGTCACGGCCTTCGTGCTGCGGCTGCTCGCCATGCGGTTCCACTGGCGGGCTCCGCGAGCGTGGAACCGGCGCTCGACCGTGCGGGAGGAGTAG
- a CDS encoding alpha/beta hydrolase, producing MSLTGTPFLVTLAVLCAAAVALPLALWSRVPGPRFARAAARLAMLLFAQATAVALVFTLVNNSNQLYDSWDDLLGTGDHVREAVDLGASGTGGIALETLPRVRQTFERGRGPGMRAEGGVLVTQLEGRVSGVHAEVNVWLPPQYDDPAYRDHRFPVVELLPGYPGSSKAWFGSMDATEQLAPLMRAGRIEPFILVSPRTNLLPGVDTGCANIAGRVNADTWLSVDVPKMVTDNFRARAAPEGWAVAGYSAGGHCAVKLAVAHPDRYRAAVSLSGYNDPAAEAGSLAARTPALRAANDPYTLLTRSPAPPPVALYLSGQPGDGYEAAQALDRAARPPTRVDVVFVPPGAGGHTMALWKPQVVPAFQWLSEVMTAGDSPRATPPARSSAGSTLAEPASGTAWRAAAARRP from the coding sequence ATGAGTCTCACCGGGACCCCGTTCCTCGTCACGCTCGCCGTGCTGTGCGCCGCCGCCGTCGCCCTGCCGCTGGCCCTCTGGTCACGGGTGCCCGGACCCCGGTTCGCCCGGGCCGCCGCCCGCCTGGCCATGCTGCTGTTCGCCCAGGCCACGGCGGTCGCCCTGGTCTTCACGCTGGTCAACAACTCCAACCAGCTCTACGACAGCTGGGACGACCTCCTCGGGACCGGCGACCACGTCCGCGAGGCCGTCGACCTCGGCGCGAGCGGCACCGGCGGGATAGCCCTGGAGACCCTGCCCCGGGTCCGCCAGACCTTCGAACGGGGCCGGGGGCCCGGCATGCGCGCCGAGGGCGGGGTGCTCGTCACCCAGCTCGAGGGCCGCGTGTCCGGGGTCCACGCCGAGGTCAACGTCTGGCTGCCGCCCCAGTACGACGACCCCGCCTACCGGGATCACCGGTTCCCGGTCGTCGAGCTGCTGCCCGGCTACCCGGGCTCCTCGAAGGCGTGGTTCGGGTCGATGGACGCCACCGAGCAGCTCGCGCCGCTGATGCGCGCGGGGCGGATCGAGCCGTTCATCCTCGTCTCGCCGCGCACCAACCTGCTGCCCGGGGTGGACACCGGGTGCGCCAACATCGCGGGGCGGGTGAACGCCGACACCTGGCTGAGCGTGGACGTGCCGAAGATGGTCACCGACAACTTCCGGGCGCGGGCCGCGCCCGAGGGCTGGGCCGTGGCCGGCTACTCGGCGGGCGGGCACTGCGCGGTCAAACTGGCCGTGGCCCACCCCGACCGCTACCGCGCCGCCGTCAGCCTGTCCGGGTACAACGACCCCGCCGCCGAGGCCGGCTCGCTCGCGGCCCGCACGCCCGCGCTGCGCGCCGCCAACGACCCGTACACGCTGCTGACCCGCTCCCCCGCGCCGCCGCCCGTCGCGCTGTACCTGTCCGGGCAGCCCGGCGACGGGTACGAGGCCGCGCAGGCCCTCGACCGCGCCGCGCGGCCGCCCACGCGCGTGGACGTGGTGTTCGTCCCGCCGGGCGCCGGAGGCCACACCATGGCGCTGTGGAAGCCGCAGGTGGTGCCCGCCTTCCAGTGGCTGAGCGAGGTGATGACCGCCGGGGACTCGCCCCGCGCTACTCCTCCCGCACGGTCGAGCGCCGGTTCCACGCTCGCGGAGCCCGCCAGTGGAACCGCATGGCGAGCAGCCGCAGCACGAAGGCCGTGA
- a CDS encoding thioesterase family protein, with protein sequence MPEAASATTAQRATIGDSEFDRDTALTRREPGVYDIDLSAGWTIISAVNGGYLLAVLGRALADALPHSDPFTISAHYLTASQPGPAVVRTDVVRTGRTLSTGQASLFQYDDEGNEVERIRVLASYGDLDALPDDVRTTAVPPAIPPVEHCFGADDGPAPVSGSSAITERLMLKLDPATVGWAIGRPSGKGEMRAWFGLADGRDADPLSLLLAVDALPPTAFEIGISGWVPTVELTVHVRHRPAPGPLRVSITTRNLAGGFLEEDAEVWDSEDRLVAQSRQLARVRLG encoded by the coding sequence ATGCCAGAAGCAGCCTCCGCCACCACGGCCCAGCGGGCCACGATCGGCGACAGCGAGTTCGACCGCGACACCGCGCTCACGCGGCGCGAGCCCGGCGTGTACGACATCGACCTCTCCGCCGGCTGGACCATCATCAGCGCCGTCAACGGCGGCTATCTGCTGGCCGTCCTCGGCCGCGCCCTCGCGGACGCCCTGCCGCACAGCGACCCGTTCACCATCTCCGCGCACTACCTGACCGCGTCCCAGCCGGGCCCCGCGGTCGTGCGCACGGACGTCGTCCGCACCGGCCGCACCCTCTCCACCGGCCAGGCCTCGCTCTTCCAGTACGACGACGAGGGCAACGAGGTCGAGCGCATCCGCGTCCTCGCCTCCTACGGCGACCTCGACGCCCTCCCCGACGACGTCCGGACGACGGCCGTGCCGCCGGCGATCCCGCCCGTCGAGCACTGCTTCGGCGCCGACGACGGCCCCGCCCCGGTCTCCGGCAGCTCCGCCATCACCGAGCGGCTGATGCTCAAGCTGGACCCCGCCACCGTCGGCTGGGCGATCGGCCGGCCGTCCGGCAAGGGCGAGATGCGGGCCTGGTTCGGTCTCGCCGACGGCCGCGACGCCGACCCGCTCTCGCTGCTGCTCGCCGTGGACGCCCTGCCGCCCACCGCGTTCGAGATCGGCATCTCGGGCTGGGTGCCGACCGTCGAGCTGACGGTCCATGTGCGCCACCGTCCCGCGCCCGGCCCTCTGCGCGTCTCCATCACCACCCGCAACCTCGCGGGGGGCTTCCTGGAGGAGGACGCGGAGGTCTGGGACAGCGAGGACCGGCTCGTGGCCCAGTCCCGGCAACTGGCGCGGGTGCGGCTCGGCTGA
- a CDS encoding TetR family transcriptional regulator, with product MSHTLGIRQAQKQKTRQALLDAALALLEDQSLSSLGLREVTRAVGVAPTAFYRHFRSTADLGVALVEEALGSLHPTIRGIVAPDGESERRIERAVELIAGHVETHPAHVRFIARERHGGVQPVRAAIQDQLALFGEEVKAALAQDPVSAGWQEDDLRMLAHLYVDQMLVTASLFLEALEGPEDARRQVADDAIRRMRLITLGRQHWLD from the coding sequence ATGAGTCACACCCTCGGCATACGGCAGGCCCAGAAGCAGAAGACCCGGCAGGCGCTCCTGGACGCCGCGTTGGCGCTGCTGGAGGACCAGAGCCTGAGCAGCCTGGGTCTGCGCGAGGTCACCCGGGCCGTGGGCGTCGCGCCGACCGCCTTCTACCGGCACTTCCGCTCCACCGCCGACCTGGGCGTCGCCCTGGTCGAGGAGGCCCTCGGCAGCCTGCACCCGACGATCCGCGGCATCGTCGCCCCCGACGGGGAGAGCGAGCGGCGCATCGAGCGGGCGGTGGAGCTGATCGCGGGTCATGTGGAGACCCATCCGGCCCATGTGCGGTTCATCGCCCGGGAGCGGCACGGCGGGGTGCAGCCGGTGCGCGCGGCGATACAGGACCAGCTCGCCCTGTTCGGCGAGGAGGTGAAGGCCGCGCTGGCGCAGGACCCGGTCTCGGCGGGCTGGCAGGAGGACGACCTGCGCATGCTCGCGCATCTGTACGTCGATCAGATGCTGGTGACGGCCTCGCTGTTCCTGGAGGCCCTGGAGGGCCCCGAGGACGCCCGCCGCCAGGTCGCCGACGACGCGATCCGGCGGATGCGGCTGATCACCCTCGGCCGGCAGCACTGGCTGGACTGA
- a CDS encoding DUF4190 domain-containing protein: MQLTAPAAERPRTRTRTRDADGMAVASFILGLLGLLVFNVFLGPTAVVLAAVSLWRGTSRKGRAYLGMGLGVADLLVLLAVMQMDDTLSWSF, encoded by the coding sequence ATGCAACTCACCGCACCGGCCGCCGAACGGCCGCGCACCCGGACCCGCACCCGCGACGCCGACGGCATGGCCGTCGCGTCCTTCATCCTCGGCCTCCTGGGCCTCCTCGTCTTCAACGTCTTCCTCGGCCCGACCGCCGTCGTCCTGGCCGCGGTCTCCCTGTGGCGGGGCACCTCCCGCAAGGGCCGCGCCTACCTGGGCATGGGCCTGGGCGTCGCCGACCTGCTGGTCCTGCTGGCCGTCATGCAGATGGACGACACGCTGTCCTGGAGCTTCTGA